A genomic window from Acidobacteriota bacterium includes:
- a CDS encoding metallophosphoesterase produces the protein MRSLFLLAFPLLFLGLPFASAWYVAGRLRRAFGWRARWRARLAVTVVLVGAMVATFGGAVPAARAVGIAYVAGGLVFLTYIYLLLTLLAVHLVTAVRSLPPRVVRSAIVLLPAIATVAGVGGASRFAVRETVIPVRGLAHDVVVMHVSDVHLGHHRGREYLVRVVETINAHHPDVVVITGDLVDSKAALAPGVLDPLAALAAPAYLVEGNHEKYVGSPRALDAIARQGVRVLRNEAVMIHGLRIVGLNYMNADEHSADLHPSDDERTIKSVMATFPVDDSLPTVALHHSPIGIPYLAAAGVDLLLSGHTHGGQVFPGTLLAAWIYRYNAGLYEEGSLRIFVSRGVGTYMVAARLGTANELDLLRLKGH, from the coding sequence ATGCGTTCGCTGTTCCTGCTGGCCTTTCCGCTGCTGTTCCTGGGGCTGCCATTCGCGTCGGCGTGGTACGTCGCCGGTCGTCTGCGTCGTGCTTTCGGGTGGCGCGCGCGATGGCGTGCCCGCCTGGCGGTCACCGTCGTGTTGGTCGGTGCGATGGTGGCCACCTTTGGTGGTGCGGTGCCGGCGGCCCGCGCGGTCGGGATCGCGTACGTCGCGGGCGGCCTTGTGTTCCTGACGTACATCTACCTGCTGCTGACGCTGCTGGCTGTGCACCTGGTCACTGCCGTTCGTTCGCTGCCGCCCCGTGTGGTGCGGTCGGCGATCGTGCTGCTGCCGGCAATCGCGACAGTGGCAGGCGTCGGTGGCGCCAGCCGGTTCGCGGTACGCGAGACCGTAATCCCCGTTCGCGGGCTGGCTCATGACGTGGTCGTGATGCACGTGTCGGACGTCCACCTGGGCCATCATCGTGGCCGCGAGTACCTCGTGCGCGTGGTCGAGACCATCAACGCGCACCATCCGGACGTCGTCGTCATCACCGGCGACCTCGTCGACTCGAAGGCGGCGCTGGCGCCGGGCGTGCTTGATCCGCTTGCCGCGCTCGCGGCGCCTGCGTACCTGGTCGAGGGCAATCACGAGAAGTACGTCGGCTCGCCACGTGCGCTCGACGCCATCGCGCGGCAGGGCGTGCGCGTGCTGCGCAACGAGGCGGTCATGATTCACGGACTCCGCATCGTGGGCCTGAACTACATGAACGCAGACGAGCACAGCGCCGACCTGCATCCGTCCGATGACGAGCGGACCATCAAGTCGGTGATGGCCACGTTTCCCGTGGACGACAGCCTCCCGACCGTCGCGCTCCACCACAGCCCGATCGGGATTCCGTATCTGGCCGCCGCCGGCGTCGACCTGTTGCTCTCGGGACACACTCATGGAGGACAGGTGTTCCCGGGCACGCTGCTGGCCGCGTGGATCTATCGCTACAACGCAGGCCTCTACGAAGAGGGTAGTCTCCGGATCTTCGTGTCGCGCGGCGTCGGCACCTACATGGTTGCCGCCCGGCTCGGCACCGCGAACGAACTCGATCTGCTCCGGCTGAAAGGACATTGA